The following proteins come from a genomic window of Aspergillus luchuensis IFO 4308 DNA, chromosome 3, nearly complete sequence:
- a CDS encoding shugoshin family protein (COG:S;~EggNog:ENOG410PRS3;~InterPro:IPR038889,IPR011515,IPR011516;~PFAM:PF07558,PF07557;~go_component: GO:0000775 - chromosome, centromeric region [Evidence IEA];~go_component: GO:0005634 - nucleus [Evidence IEA];~go_process: GO:0045132 - meiotic chromosome segregation [Evidence IEA]), whose translation MNRPQSCLLMPGMARLNESSAPTEHMEALKRRFVRQNREIARVNSIQSLRIRSLESEVSHLLSENVSLREQVISLSQEVERFEAVRLLQHGVYDIKTRLDSKLAELNNLVADLGALPRTFYSKCAENPRDSSQHRALPDWKPKAADDELNHGKDEDGRLPVILEDKYYPRRTLEPQELQDIRYNTADNLRSPTPEEPVVTQPDTADDSSSTNDTSDIMNAQQAPRHDEYISNEDEAVLPPTLETRKRKRPNLASKQMESPSMDHGATSKRNIPGAIFGPGAKRKISVHHEDTIESLSRKSDVPRTSMQSPSPVGNNEQSLSSEADDSPSRGKASLLTEEAMSHRLAKRKALEHRSTNMNVTSPTKAHTTMVQEKHQKGTLSSVREKDGQVGLSQTPPEKSTDPEQSRQELTPGQCRIYQSTDEERFNENPMGKSEPNTQSSTLLETESGPRNMPEVSGPTRPSRRQRAIVSYAEPNLRDKMRRPTKELIAAVGDHPRRSSSSLNARLDSNEDEDLRKNGRSNGRRPRNSDSSGKEPRLSTTEAAADSSTQQMNSVSQRKRKTSPASKCDMAPEGICESTGAYPHHWAAGSSKVDEVMAEDGNCQTQPSQMVGNDIARNVPPIGCKARPATARNSRRHSSQPESSRKGELQPANNGHIGIDSQDDSPSEARAGNSYSTRSLEEFVRPSLPTQQPEASTGADLSTSRLAESGRTKRGQRAAAAMARRKSMML comes from the exons AT GAATCGACCGCAGTCTTGCCTCCTTATGCCGGGTATGGCTCGCTTAAATGAATCGTCAGCTCCAACAGAGCACATGGAGGCCT TAAAACGACGGTTTGTGCGACAGAATCGTGAGATCGCCCGAGTAAACTCGATACAGTCCCTCCGCATTCGCAGCCTGGAATCTGAAGtctctcatctcctctcAGAAAATGTCTCGCTTCGGGAGCAAGTAATAAGCCTTAGCCAGGAGGTAGAGAGATTTGAGGCTGTCCGGCTACTCCAGCATGGTGTTTACGACATCAAGACGAGACTAGACAGCAAGTTGGCGGAGCTGAACAACCTGGTGGCTGACCTTGGCGCACTTCCGCGCACGTTCTACAGCAAATGTGCAGAGAATCCTCGAGATTCAAGCCAACATCGGGCACTGCCGGATTGGAAACCGAaggctgctgatgatgagcTCAATCATGGGAAAGACGAAGATGGAAGGCTTCCTGTCATCCTGGAAGACAAATATTACCCCAGAAGAACATTAGA GCCGCAAGAGCTGCAAGATATCCGATATAATACTGCCGATAATCTGCGATCTCCTACTCCGGAAGAACCTGTAGTCACGCAGCCAGACACAGCGGACGACAGCTCCTCTACGAATGATACTTCCGATATCATGAATGCGCAGCAGGCACCAAGACACGACGAGTACATATCGAACGAGGACGAGGCAGTTTTGCCACCAACTCTTGaaaccaggaaaagaaaaaggcccAACTTAGCATCAAAGCAAATGGAAAGTCCTAGCATGGATCACGGGGCAACCTCGAAACGAAACATCCCTGGGGCTATCTTTGGCCCAGGAGCCAAGCGCAAAATTTCGGTGCATCACGAAGACACAATAGAATCGTTATCGAGAAAATCCGACGTTCCACGGACAAGCATGCAGTCACCTTCACCGGTGGGCAACAACGAGCAGTCGCTGTCTTCAGAGGCTGATGATAGCCCATCGAGAGGGAAGGCATCGCTTTTGACAGAAGAGGCAATGAGTCACAGGTTGGCAAAACGGAAAGCATTGGAGCATA GAAGCACGAACATGAATGTGACCAGCCCAACGAAAGCACATACTACAATGGTGCAAGAGAAGCACCAGAAGGGCACATTATCCTCCGTTCGTGAAAAGGATGGGCAAGTTGGGTTGTCCCAAACACCCCCCGAAAAGAGCACGGATCCCGAGCAGTCGAGGCAAGAGTTGACGCCTGGACAGTGTCGAATCTATCAGTCCACAGATGAAGAGAGATTTAACGAAAATCCCATGGGTAAATCCGAGCCCAACACGCAGTCGTCGACGCTACTAGAAACTGAGAGCGGACCAAGGAATATGCCTGAGGTGTCCGGCCCAACAAGGCCTTCCAGGCGTCAGAGAGCCATTGTGAGCTATGCGGAGCCAAATTTACGAGACAAGATGAGGCGACCTACGAAGGAATTGATAGCAGCAGTTGGCGATCACCCAAGACGAAGCTCTAGCTCTCTCAATGCACGGCTGGATTCgaacgaggatgaggacctGCGCAAGAATGGGCGATCGAATGGTCGAAGACCGCGAAACTCGGATTCTTCAGGCAAAGAACCTAGATTATCGACGacagaggcagcagcagattcATCCACCCAGCAAATGAACTCGGTATCTCAGAGGAAACGGAAGACTTCTCCGGCAAGCAAGTGCGATATGGCACCTGAAGGCATTTGCGAGTCTACAGGGGCATATCCCCATCACTGGGCGGCTGGGAGTAGTAAAGTCGATGAAGTAATGGCCGAAGATGGCAATTGTCAGACGCAGCCGTCGCAGATGGTTGGTAATGATATTGCGAGGAACGTCCCCCCTATTGGGTGCAAGGCCAGACCTGCTACAGCTCGGAATTCTAGACGGCATTCCTCGCAGCCCGAGTCATCCAGAAAAGGTGAACTTCAACCAGCAAACAACGGCCATATAGGCATAGACAGCCAAGATGACTCTCCATCAGAGGCCCGTGCAGGTAATTCATACTCGACCAGATCTCTTGAAGAATTCGTCAGACCGAGCCTTCCTACACAGCAACCAGAAGCGAGTACTGGAGCAGACTTGTCTACTTCGAGGCTGGCCGAATCAGGGCGGACTAAGCGCGGGCAACGTGCCGCGGCTGCTATGgctagaagaaaaagcatgATGCTGTGA
- the CRM1 gene encoding exportin CRM1 (BUSCO:EOG09260ABY;~COG:U,Y;~EggNog:ENOG410PI0K;~InterPro:IPR016024,IPR011989,IPR014877,IPR040485, IPR041235,IPR001494,IPR041123,IPR013598;~PFAM:PF18784,PF03810,PF08389,PF18777,PF08767, PF18787;~TransMembrane:1 (i301-320o);~go_function: GO:0005049 - nuclear export signal receptor activity [Evidence IEA];~go_function: GO:0008536 - Ran GTPase binding [Evidence IEA];~go_process: GO:0006886 - intracellular protein transport [Evidence IEA]) codes for MSVSIQELDNTVRAFYEGKGDLQKQAQQTLTEFKQNPDAWLIVGNILQESTYPQTKYLALQVLDDVIMTRWKVLPREQCLGIRNFIVNFIIENSKSEDKLRSERAFLNKLNLVLVSILKQEWPHNWPTFINEIISSCHTSLSICENNMAILRLLSEEVFDFSQDQMTSVKARNLKTSMTQEFSSIFQLCSEVLNTANQPSLVKATLETLLRFLNWIPLGYIFETPIINTLLTRFLDVPEFRNVTLKCLTEIGGLQIGNPYNYDERLVHMFTETLTAVSRIIPLSMDLKQTYAKSNSRDQEFVLNLALFLSSFFSAHLNLIEKLPNRDYLTHAHFYLIRISQIDDREVFKICLEYWTRLVQELYEEMQQLPITDINPLVSMGVSGLSNGGAPHPSTLANYPLRKHKYEEVLSSLRTVMIEKMVRPEEVLIVENDEGEIVREFVKESDTIQLYKTIRECLVYLTHLDVVDTENIMIEKLAKQVDGSEWSWANCNTLCWAIGSISGAMNEETEKRFLVNVIKDLLGLTEMKRGKDNKAVVASNIMYIVGQYPRFLKAHWKFLKTVVNKLFEFMHETHEGVQDMACDTFIKIANKCRRHFVALQPGENEPFIEEIVRNMRKITCDLSPQQVHTFYEACGYMISAQGQKGLQDRLIENLMSLPNSAWDAIIVQANQNPAILQDGETIKIIGNIMKTNVAACSSVGTYFYSQLGRIYHDMLNMFRASSQLISDAVAHDGNIATKTPKVRGLRTIKKEILKLIDTYVQKADDLEMVNANMVPPLLEAVLVDYNRNVPDAREAEVLNVMTTIIHKLHNLMEDKVPLIMESVFECTLGMINKDFHDYPEHRVQFFKLIQAINLYCFPALLKLDATQFKFVIDSCMWASKHDNREVENTGLTMCLELMNNMADTDAQTSNIFFQQFYIPILQDVFFVLTDSDHKAGFKSQAMLLSRMFYFIESGKVQNPIYSPEQAPLGTSNKDFLQEYVANLLQNAFKNLQEIQIKQFVVGLFAFNDDFNKFKTHLRDFLISLKEFSGDNADLYAEEREQALRDAKAAERDRAMRVGGLLKPSEMDQEDEL; via the exons TTAATTGTGGGAAATATTCTCCAAGAATCAACATACCCACAGACAAAAT ATCTTGCTCTCCAGGTCCTTGACGATGTGATTATGACGCGATGGAAGGTCTTACCCAGGGAGCAATGCCTAG GTATTCGGAATTTTATtgtcaacttcatcatcgagaACTCGAAATCGGAGGACAAGCTAAGGAGTGAGCGAGCCTTCCTTAATAAGCTCAACCTGGTTCTCGTTTCCATCCTGAAACAAGAGTGGCCACATAACTGGCCAACTTTTATCAACGAAATCATCTCGTCTTGCCATACCAGCCTGTCCATCTGCGAGAATAACATGGCGATTCTTCGTCTACTATCCGAAGAAGTGTTTGACTTTTCCCAGGATCAAATGACTTCGGTCAAAGCGAGAAACTTGAAGACCTCAATGACGCAGGAGTTCTCGTCCATTTTCCAGCTATGTTCCGAGGTCTTGAACACGGCGAACCAGCCAAGTCTTGTCAAAGCTACGCTAGAGACTCTGCTTCGTTTCTTGAACTGGATTCCTTTAGGATATATCTTCGAAACTCCCATCATAAACACCCTGCTGACGCGGTTTCTGGATGTTCCTGAGTTCAGAAATGTCACACTCAAGTGCCTCACTGAAATCGGCGGGTTACAGATCGGCAACCCGTACAATTACGATGAAAGGCTGGTCCATATGTTCACAGAGACGCTGACTGCAGTTTCAAGAATCATCCCCTTGTCCATGGATTTGAAACAGACCTATGCTAAGAGCAACTCGAGGGACCAAGAGTTCGTTCTCAATTTGGCACTGTTTCTTTCTAGCTTTTTTAGCGCTCATCTGAAT CTGATCGAAAAATTGCCCAACCGTGACTACCTCACCCACGCGCATTTCTACCTCATTCGTATCAGTCAAATCGACGACAGGGAAGTCTTCAAGATCTGCCTGGAATATTGGACGAGACTAGTGCAAGAACTGTACgaagagatgcagcagcTTCCAATCACAGATATCAATCCTCTGGTGAGTATGGGTGTTAGCGGCCTGTCGAACGGAGGTGCACCGCATCCCAGCACGTTGGCCAACTATCCTCTCCGGAAACACAAGTACGAGGAGGTTTTATCAAGCCTTCGCACAGTCATgattgagaagatggtgCGTCCTGAGGAAGTCTTGATTGTTGAAAATGACGAAGGCGAGATTGTTCGCGAATTCGTCAAGGAAAGTGACACCATCCAACTTTACAAGACGATACGCGAATGCCTGGTCTATCTGACTCATCTGGATGTCGTCGACACAGAGAATATCATGATTGAAAAGTTAGCCAAGCAGGTTGACGGGTCCGAATGGTCCTGGGCCAATTGTAATACTCTCTGCTGGGCCATTGGTTCAATTTCCGGAGCCATGAATGAAGAGACCGAGAAGCGATTCCTGGTCAACGTCATCAAAGATCTCCTTGGTCTTACCGAAATGAAGCGTGGAAAGGACAACAAAGCCGTCGTGGCCAGTAATATCATGTATATTGTCGGACAGTATCCGAGATTCCTGAAAGCGCACTGGAAATTCTTGAAGACCGTGGTGAACAAGCTCTTCGAGTTCATGCATGAGACTCATGAAG GTGTTCAGGACATGGCTTGCGATACATTCATCAAGATTGCGAATAAATGCAGGCGGCATTTTGTTGCGCTTCAACCGGGGGAGAACGAACCATTCATTGAAGAAATTGTTCGCAATATGAGGAAAATTACTTGTGATCTTTCTCCTCAGCAGGTCCACACTTTTTACGAAGCCTGTGGCTACATGATCTCGGCACAAGGCCAAAAGGGCCTCCAAGACCGACTAATCGAAAATTTGATGTCCCTGCCTAACTCAGCCTGGGATGCCATCATAGTGCAGGCAAACCAGAACCCCGCTATACTTCAAGATGGCGAGACGATAAAAATCATCGGAAATATTATGAAGACGAATGTCGCAGCATGTTCCTCTGTGGGCACTTACTTCTATTCCCAGCTTGGACGGATTTATCATGACATGCTCAATATGTTCCGTGCCTCCAGCCAGCTTATCAGTGACGCTGTAGCGCATGATG GCAACATTGCAACGAAGACCCCGAAAGTCCGGGGTCTAAGGACGATCAAGAAGGAAATACTGAAGCTCATCGACACCTATGTGCAGAAAGCCGACGACCTGGAAATGGTAAATGCAAACATGGTCCCTCCGCTCCTGGAGGCCGTTCTCGTCGACTACAATCGCAATGTCCCTGACGCGCGCGAGGCGGAGGTCTTGAACGTCATGACAACGATTATTCACAAGTTACAC AATCTGATGGAAGACAAAGTCCCCTTGATAATGGAGAGCGTCTTTGAATGCACACTAGGAATGATCAACAAAGACTTCCATGACTATCCAGAGCACCGTGTTCAGTTCTTCAAGTTGATTCAAGCTATCAACTTGTACTGTTTCCCGGCATTGCTCAAGCTCGATGCTACGCAATTCAAGTTTGTCATCGACTCTTGCATGTGGGCCAGCAAACACGACAATCGTGAAGTCGAGAATACAGGTCTCACAATGTGCCTTGAGCTCATGAACAACATGGCCGACACTGATGCTCAGACCTCAAATATTTTCTTCCAACAGTTTTACATTCCTATCTTGCAGGATGTGTTCTTTGTCCTGACAGACAGTGATCATAAAGCCG GGTTCAAATCACAGGCCATGCTATTGTCGCGCATGTTCTACTTCATTGAGTCTGGCAAAGTGCAAAACCCGATTTATTCTCCTGAGCAGGCACCCTTAGGGACATCCAACAAGGATTTCTTGCAGGAATATGTCGCGAATCTCCTACAAAATGCTTTCAAGAATCTCCAGGA AATCCAAATCAAACAATTTGTTGTTGGCTTGTTTGCATTCAATGACGACTTTAACAAGTTCAAGACGCACCTGCGTGATTTCTTGATATCACTGAAGGAGTTCTCCGGTGATAACGCAGACTTGTATGCGGAAGAAAGGGAGCAAGCCTTGCGGGATGCTAAAGCCGCTGAACGAGACCGAGCAATGAGGGTAGGTGGTCTTTTGAAGCCATCCGAAATGGATCAAGAGGATGAGCTATGA
- a CDS encoding DASH complex subunit DAD2 (COG:S;~EggNog:ENOG410PREG;~InterPro:IPR013963;~PFAM:PF08654;~go_component: GO:0042729 - DASH complex [Evidence IEA];~go_component: GO:0072686 - mitotic spindle [Evidence IEA];~go_process: GO:0000278 - mitotic cell cycle [Evidence IEA]): protein MAYMSRTASMLPPGSSATSSFRQPNQQSTTISQQQSSVLASRIAAKRAELDNLRQLRDMSAALASQMQALQDKLGTLKDGTEAVACVLANWDNVLRAISMASTKAANLNPLMEHTPDSTTKRLPNGSPMPATLVRIPVSKQEEPPSQ, encoded by the exons ATGGCATACATGTCTCGTACTGCTTCCATGCTCCCTCCCGGATCCTCGGCCACATCCTCGTTTCGTCAGCCAAACCAACAATCTACAACAATCTCACAGCAACAGTCTTCGGTCCTAGCATCCCGCATTGCAGCAAAAAGGGCTGAACTAGACAATCTGAGGCAGCTCCGTGATATGAGTGCAGCGCTGGCTTCGCAGATGCAGGCTTTACAGGACAAGCTGGGGACCCTCAAGGATGGCACAGAAG CTGTCGCGTGTGTCCTTGCAAACTGGGATAATGTACTGCGGGCCATCAGCATGGCCTCGA CGAAAGCCGCGAACTTGAACCCATTGATGGAACACACGCCAGATTCAACTACCAAAAGACTACCGAATGGCTCACCTATGCCTGCTACTCTGGTACGGATACCCGTTTCAAAGCAGGAAGAGCCTCCTAGCCAGTGA
- the YPI1 gene encoding PPP1R11/YPI1 family protein (COG:S;~EggNog:ENOG410PSAD;~InterPro:IPR011107;~PFAM:PF07491;~go_function: GO:0004865 - protein serine/threonine phosphatase inhibitor activity [Evidence IEA];~go_process: GO:0032515 - negative regulation of phosphoprotein phosphatase activity [Evidence IEA]), which produces MTMSRTRQIPSEPASSSQLELTEEHTNTSSAIPGPATLRLRAADEPAANRPEMNEGTSRRIRWSEDVIDNEGMGKKSSKVCCIYHKSRPIGDSSSESESSDSSTSNSDTDSDGEAACHRRTGHRPPTGQGEDYASSGQRPPSNREGRTCRSSHRTRKTKRKPSPNAYEKMPKTTKGR; this is translated from the exons ATGACCATGTCTCGGACTCGCCAAATACCGTCTGAGCCAGCAAGTAGTTCTCAACTGGAATTGACAGAGGAGCATACCAACACTTCGTCAGCTATTCCAGGTCCAGCAACACTGAGGTTAAGAGCAGCAGATGAGCCTGCTGCTAACCGGCCCGAAATGAATGAGGGCACCTCCCGACGTATACGCTGGAGTGAAGATGTCATAGATAACGAAGGAATGGGAAAAAAGAGTTCCAAAG TGTGCTGCATCTATCACAAAAGCCGACCTATTGGCGATAGTAGCTCCGAGTCCGAATCCTCGGACTCCAGTACTTCTAATTCGGACACAGATAGCGACGGCGAAGCGGCCTGCCATAGAAGGACGGGACACCGCCCGCCTACAGGGCAGGGAGAAGACTATGCTTCTTCTGGTCAGAGGCCTCCATCGaacagagaaggaagaacctGCCGATCAAGTCACCGAACGAGGAAAACGAAACGAAAACCAAGCCCAAATGCCTATGAGAAAATGCCAAAGACTACAAAGGGCCGTTAA